The following are encoded in a window of Cydia amplana chromosome 20, ilCydAmpl1.1, whole genome shotgun sequence genomic DNA:
- the LOC134657560 gene encoding large neutral amino acids transporter small subunit 1, whose product MSPKKAAEEDCDDLKADVEVEGGKDAGALEAKMSLLNGCTVIVGSIIGSGIFVSPTGVLKGTGSVNASLLVWVASGIYSMIGAYCYAELGTMIRQSGADYAYIMETFGPFAAFVRLWIECMIVRPCSQAIVALTFSVYVLKPIFPECEPPAEVTRLLAACCILLLTFINCWSVRAATRVQDWFTYAKLLALFVIIGGGIYQLCRGQTQHFTFEGTSSDVTSIFLSFYSGLFAYNGWNYLNFIIEELKDPVRNLPRAIGISVALVTVVYTFTNVAFYTTLSPTEMLGTPAVAVMFAERLFGAFALSIPLFVAASTFGAVNGVLLTSSRLFYAGAAQGQMPEMLTMVSSRATPAPAVLAVAMLSLMYLMSSDIFVLINYVGFATWLSIGAAVVCLPVLRWTRPELDRPIKVNLFFPAIYIIATLLVVIVPAIASPAETGIGCLMILTAVPVYLLLLHPRTKVRGLSSLTTSATHLIQKLTLAVRPKTK is encoded by the exons GTCACCAAAAAAAGCAGCTGAAGAAGACTGCGATGACCTAAAAGCGGACGTAGAAGTCGAAGGTGGCAAGGATGCCGGAGCCCTGGAGGCCAAGATGTCCCTCCTCAACGGATGCACAGTTATCGTGGGCTCCATCATCGGGAGTGGCATCTTCGTGTCTCCGACAGGGGTACTGAAAGGGACAGGGTCGGTGAACGCTAGTCTGCTTGTATGGGTGGCTTCTGGAATCTACAGTATG ATCGGTGCTTACTGCTACGCAGAACTGGGAACCATGATTCGACAGAGCGGCGCGGACTACGCATACATCATGGAGACATTCGGGCCCTTCGCTGCTTTCGTTCGGCTGTGGATCGAATGTATGATCGTCAGACCCTGCTCCCAG GCTATAGTGGCGCTAACGTTCAGTGTGTACGTGTTAAAGCCGATCTTCCCCGAGTGTGAGCCTCCAGCGGAAGTGACCCGGCTACTGGCTGCCTGCTGCATAC TGCTCCTGACTTTCATAAACTGCTGGTCAGTCCGAGCTGCCACGCGCGTGCAGGACTGGTTCACGTACGCCAAGCTCCTAGCACTCTTCGTCATCATCGGAGGCGGCATTTACCAGCTGTGCAGAG GTCAAACGCAGCATTTCACGTTCGAGGGGACGTCGAGTGACGTCACATCCATCTTTCTCTCGTTCTACTCCGGACTCTTCGCTTATAACGGATG GAACTACCTGAACTTCATCATCGAAGAGCTAAAGGACCCCGTCCGGAACCTGCCGCGCGCCATCGGCATCTCCGTCGCTTTGGTCACCGTCGTGTACACATTCACCAATGTCGCTTTCTACACTACGCTCTCTCCCACGGAG ATGTTAGGAACCCCAGCAGTAGCTGTGATGTTCGCTGAGCGCTTGTTTGGAGCGTTTGCGCTCTCCATTCCACTGTTCGTAGCAGCTTCTACTTTTGGCGCTGTCAACGGCGTGCTTCTGACTTCTTCCCG cctgTTCTACGCCGGCGCGGCTCAAGGCCAGATGCCGGAGATGCTAACCATGGTGTCATCTCGCGCTACTCCAGCGCCTGCCGTGCTCGCCGTGGCGATGTTGTCCTTGATGTACCTCATGAGCTCCGACATCTTCGTGCTCATCAACTATGTAGGCTTCGCTACCTGG TTGAGTATCGGAGCAGCGGTGGTGTGTCTGCCCGTGCTGCGGTGGACGCGGCCCGAACTTGATCGTCCCATCAAGGTCAACCTCTTCTTCCCTG CAATATACATCATCGCGACTCTTCTCGTGGTGATCGTGCCAGCGATAGCGTCGCCCGCTGAGACCGGCATAGGCTGTCTCATGATTCTTACTGCTGTCCCTGTCTACCTCCTCCTGCTGCACCCACGCACCAAGGTGCGGGGCCTGTCGTCTCTCACCA CGTCAGCAACTCATCTCATACAAAAGCTGACATTGGCAGTTAGACCGAAGACGAAG tgA